A genome region from Myroides fluvii includes the following:
- a CDS encoding cation:proton antiporter produces MSKYRNSLLYVSIIGGCTALIYWVVTQGSKLEVNTKAVVSENTAWENFLQTLIHNLESPLALLLAQIVTIVLVARVFGWICKKIGQPSVIGEIIAGIALGPSLVGTYFPEFSAVMFPTQSLGNLSFLSQIGLILFMFVIGMELDLKILKNKAHDAVLISHASIVIPFALGMALAYYIFESFAPDGVDFLSFGLFLGISMSITAFPVLARIVQERGLQKTRIGTIVITCAAADDITAWCLLAGVIAIVQAGSFVSSLYIIALAFIYVIVMLKLVRPFLARIAKYQGNSKLLSKGTVAIFLLTLIISAYCTEVIGIHALFGAFMTGAIMPDNMKFRTIFIEKVEDVAVVLFLPLFFVYTGLRTEIGLLNEPYLWKITGLIILVATVGKFVGSAITAKFVGINWRDSLTIGALMNTRGLMELIVLNIGFDLGVMTGEVFAMMVIMALATTFMTGPLLDLIAKIFGPLGDEPQHKGVVIGKYQVFLFFEHKLSLAPLMKLANAFTGKSSVDTRITAMHMIDSQELNSFNTQDYEEEIFEAVQEQATEMDQEVQTYYKVSNDIESDVVGMVHQETCDLLLIEMGYSIYRGSVLGNILGFTTRIINPDVLLNKVTGREKLFENSWFNARTQQIMNRTKVPLGILINKDFQKLEHVFLPIFSKGDLKLLPYAQKMIRNNDVQVSILDATGELENHTEFKEHIRLIEQYKPNHIRIVSNKVVSKEFIEEFDLMLITLDSWKKLIETRSIWLNHAPSMLLMQSL; encoded by the coding sequence ATGTCAAAATATAGAAATTCCCTACTTTATGTTTCTATTATTGGTGGATGTACTGCTCTTATCTATTGGGTAGTCACACAAGGATCAAAATTGGAAGTCAATACAAAAGCCGTAGTTTCTGAAAATACAGCTTGGGAGAACTTCCTTCAAACGTTAATACACAACTTAGAAAGTCCCTTAGCATTGCTTCTGGCTCAAATTGTAACCATTGTTTTGGTTGCTCGAGTATTTGGTTGGATTTGTAAGAAAATCGGACAACCTTCCGTAATTGGTGAAATTATTGCAGGGATCGCTTTAGGACCTTCCCTCGTTGGTACTTATTTTCCAGAGTTCTCTGCGGTCATGTTTCCAACCCAATCTTTGGGTAATTTGAGCTTTTTGAGTCAAATCGGATTAATTCTCTTCATGTTTGTCATCGGAATGGAATTAGACCTCAAAATATTGAAAAATAAGGCCCATGATGCTGTTTTAATTAGCCATGCGAGTATTGTTATTCCCTTTGCTTTAGGAATGGCATTAGCTTATTACATATTCGAATCTTTTGCACCTGATGGGGTTGATTTTCTGTCTTTTGGATTGTTTTTAGGTATTTCCATGAGTATTACCGCCTTTCCTGTATTGGCGCGGATTGTACAAGAAAGAGGGTTGCAAAAGACGCGAATAGGAACCATTGTTATTACGTGTGCTGCTGCTGATGACATCACAGCTTGGTGTTTACTAGCTGGCGTAATTGCCATTGTACAAGCAGGTAGTTTCGTGAGTTCGCTTTATATCATTGCTTTAGCTTTTATCTACGTGATTGTGATGTTAAAGCTTGTGCGTCCCTTTTTAGCGCGTATTGCAAAATATCAAGGCAATAGCAAATTATTGAGCAAAGGAACTGTCGCCATCTTTTTGTTGACGTTAATTATTTCGGCTTATTGTACGGAAGTAATCGGTATTCACGCGTTGTTTGGCGCGTTTATGACGGGTGCTATCATGCCAGATAATATGAAGTTTAGAACTATTTTTATTGAGAAAGTAGAAGACGTAGCCGTTGTTTTATTCCTTCCTTTATTCTTTGTTTATACAGGATTACGTACAGAAATAGGTTTGTTGAATGAACCCTATCTGTGGAAAATTACAGGGCTTATTATTTTAGTAGCAACCGTTGGTAAATTTGTAGGAAGTGCGATAACGGCTAAGTTCGTCGGAATAAATTGGCGGGATAGCTTGACCATCGGAGCTTTGATGAATACCCGCGGACTAATGGAACTCATTGTGTTGAATATTGGATTTGACTTAGGTGTTATGACGGGTGAAGTATTTGCAATGATGGTCATTATGGCGTTAGCTACTACTTTTATGACAGGACCTTTACTGGATCTAATTGCTAAAATATTTGGTCCATTAGGCGATGAACCTCAACACAAAGGTGTTGTCATCGGAAAGTATCAAGTCTTCTTGTTTTTTGAGCATAAATTGAGTTTAGCCCCCTTGATGAAATTGGCTAATGCGTTTACTGGAAAGTCAAGTGTAGATACGCGTATTACAGCCATGCACATGATTGATAGTCAGGAATTAAATTCATTTAACACCCAAGATTACGAAGAGGAAATATTTGAGGCAGTTCAAGAACAAGCAACAGAAATGGATCAAGAGGTTCAGACCTATTACAAAGTGTCCAATGATATAGAAAGTGATGTAGTGGGCATGGTTCATCAAGAAACGTGCGACTTATTGCTTATTGAGATGGGGTATTCCATTTATCGCGGTTCTGTGTTAGGGAATATTCTCGGATTTACCACGCGTATTATTAATCCAGATGTCTTGTTAAACAAAGTAACTGGAAGAGAAAAATTATTCGAAAATTCGTGGTTTAACGCGCGTACTCAGCAAATTATGAATCGCACGAAAGTGCCTTTGGGAATTCTAATTAACAAGGACTTTCAAAAGTTAGAGCACGTATTCTTGCCTATTTTTAGTAAAGGAGATTTAAAGCTATTGCCGTATGCTCAAAAAATGATCCGAAACAATGATGTACAAGTTTCGATTTTAGACGCCACTGGAGAGTTGGAAAACCACACGGAGTTTAAAGAACACATTAGGCTTATTGAACAGTATAAGCCAAATCATATCCGCATTGTAAGCAATAAGGTTGTGTCGAAAGAATTCATCGAAGAATTCGATTTAATGCTCATTACCTTAGACAGTTGGAAGAAGCTAATCGAAACTAGAAGTATCTGGTTAAATCATGCACCATCCATGCTTTTAATGCAATCGTTATAA
- a CDS encoding anthranilate synthase component II — MSSKKEIIIIDNRDSFTYNLYQIFDEHPLCTIHVVQSDQVQLEDLEAYDQLVLSPGPDVPRSYPILFDIIARYENSKPILGVCLGHQAIGEYYGAELYNVQHVFHGQMRQLQLMIPDLLFEGIPNQTPIGLYHSWALAQHNFPTSLEITAMSNEQVVMAFRHKTKNIRGIQFHPESYMTQTGRKMLANWIEQ; from the coding sequence ATGAGCTCAAAGAAGGAAATTATAATTATCGATAACCGCGATTCGTTTACGTATAATTTGTATCAAATTTTTGATGAACATCCCCTTTGTACGATTCATGTTGTACAAAGCGACCAAGTACAACTCGAGGACTTAGAAGCTTATGATCAATTGGTTCTATCCCCTGGCCCAGATGTACCTCGTTCTTACCCGATTTTATTTGATATTATTGCGCGTTATGAGAACAGTAAACCTATACTCGGTGTCTGTTTAGGCCATCAAGCTATTGGAGAGTATTACGGTGCAGAATTATACAATGTTCAACACGTTTTTCATGGACAAATGCGTCAATTACAACTGATGATTCCCGATTTACTCTTTGAAGGTATTCCAAATCAAACGCCTATTGGTTTGTATCATTCTTGGGCTTTAGCTCAACATAATTTCCCCACTTCTCTCGAAATTACGGCAATGAGCAATGAGCAAGTTGTTATGGCTTTTAGGCATAAAACAAAAAACATTAGGGGTATTCAATTTCACCCTGAATCTTATATGACTCAAACGGGTAGGAAAATGCTAGCCAATTGGATTGAACAATAG
- a CDS encoding LytR/AlgR family response regulator transcription factor translates to MISKLKCILLDDELLGLKYLKMLCEQIPEIEVVKVFDNPTQFLEEAPALDFELAILDINMPGMDGLSVAQLLDNKGVVFVTAYKEYALEAFEVDAIDYIAKPIKKERLQRAVQKAMRQLKPIEQNTSLTINSNKGKAILQFDDILYIKTCENDGRDKEIILEGEQHLIAKNIALDKLVEVLPATKFCRINKREIIALKIVRFFGHDLITTQLLTEHGKPLELTLGVTFKTDFLDKI, encoded by the coding sequence ATGATTTCAAAGCTAAAATGTATACTCTTAGATGATGAGTTATTGGGATTAAAATACTTGAAGATGCTATGTGAGCAAATTCCGGAAATTGAAGTGGTCAAAGTATTTGACAATCCAACTCAATTTTTAGAAGAAGCACCTGCGTTAGATTTTGAATTAGCTATTCTCGATATCAATATGCCTGGGATGGACGGATTAAGTGTAGCTCAATTGCTAGACAATAAGGGAGTCGTCTTCGTTACCGCTTACAAAGAATATGCTTTGGAGGCATTTGAAGTCGATGCTATTGATTATATTGCCAAACCAATTAAAAAAGAACGCTTGCAACGCGCAGTTCAAAAAGCAATGCGCCAATTAAAACCCATCGAACAAAATACGTCCTTGACCATCAATTCCAATAAAGGAAAGGCTATTTTGCAATTTGATGATATCCTCTATATTAAAACATGTGAAAATGATGGTCGAGATAAGGAAATAATCCTGGAAGGAGAGCAGCATTTGATTGCCAAGAACATCGCTTTGGATAAACTGGTAGAAGTGCTACCTGCTACCAAATTTTGTCGCATCAATAAACGAGAAATTATAGCACTAAAGATTGTGCGCTTTTTTGGCCATGATTTAATCACTACGCAATTGCTAACGGAGCATGGAAAGCCTCTTGAGCTTACGTTAGGTGTTACGTTTAAGACCGATTTTCTAGATAAGATTTAA
- a CDS encoding aminodeoxychorismate synthase component I — protein sequence MSIKDTIISSMNTWGKERKPFLFFVDYQGENGQVIPLDKVDVNAIAYQFNDLTNQEFPADFQVPKINAQPIAFETYLAKFDQVMNQIKKGNTYLLNLTVSTPIEVEGTLKDIFYASKAKYKLWIKDHFVCFSPEIFVQIKENRIYSYPMKGTIDASIPHAEELILADEKETAEHFTIVDLIRNDLNIVAKNVGVDRFRYLDRLQTTKGELLQVSSQISGDLQENWQESVGDLLAKLVPAGSITGSPKEKTVQIISDVEGYARNYYTGICGVFDGTSLDTAVMIRFVEQQGEQMVYKSGGGITFASQADKEYEEILQKIYLPI from the coding sequence ATGAGCATCAAAGATACGATTATCTCAAGTATGAATACATGGGGAAAGGAGAGAAAACCTTTTTTATTTTTTGTAGACTACCAGGGGGAGAATGGGCAAGTTATTCCCTTAGATAAAGTGGATGTTAATGCAATAGCATATCAATTTAATGATTTGACAAATCAAGAATTTCCTGCTGACTTCCAAGTTCCAAAAATAAATGCGCAACCCATCGCATTTGAAACCTATCTCGCTAAGTTTGATCAGGTGATGAATCAAATAAAAAAAGGCAATACTTATTTACTTAATCTTACTGTGTCAACACCCATTGAAGTAGAGGGTACTTTAAAAGATATTTTTTACGCGAGTAAGGCTAAATATAAACTTTGGATAAAAGACCATTTTGTGTGTTTTTCACCTGAGATTTTTGTTCAAATAAAAGAAAACAGGATTTATTCCTATCCGATGAAAGGAACTATTGATGCTTCAATACCTCATGCAGAAGAATTGATTCTAGCAGATGAAAAAGAAACAGCAGAACATTTTACTATTGTTGATTTGATTCGCAATGATTTGAATATCGTAGCTAAAAATGTCGGTGTAGATCGCTTTCGCTACCTCGATCGGCTACAAACCACAAAAGGAGAGTTACTGCAGGTAAGTTCTCAAATTAGTGGAGATTTACAAGAAAACTGGCAAGAAAGTGTAGGAGATCTTTTAGCTAAATTAGTACCTGCTGGTTCCATTACCGGATCACCCAAAGAAAAAACGGTTCAAATTATTAGCGATGTCGAAGGTTACGCGCGCAATTATTATACCGGTATTTGCGGAGTGTTTGATGGTACAAGCCTAGATACTGCTGTGATGATTCGCTTTGTCGAACAGCAAGGGGAACAAATGGTATACAAAAGTGGAGGGGGAATAACTTTTGCCAGCCAAGCGGATAAAGAATATGAAGAAATTTTGCAAAAAATTTATCTTCCTATCTAA
- the mdtD gene encoding multidrug transporter subunit MdtD, whose product MKAGIIQDPKVQKYLPYLGALAIFMQALDGTILNTSLPSIAKSLGESPLEMQSIIVSYTLTVALLIPLSGWLADRFGTKRIFILAVALFTLGSLFCALSNTLNELIFARIFQAIGGSMMVPVARLTLLYAYPKDQLLKIINFITIPALIGPMLGPTAGGFLVEKLSWHWVFLINLPVGIIAIIMARFIIPNFTNKVERFDVMGWILFSGGLTVLTLVIERWNSPSLSVVQLVGLFIMAILLIIAYIVYAKRSTSPLIKLDLFKIKTLNIGLIGNLVTRFGIGGMPLMIPLLLQLGFGYSAFYAGLMMIPQALSNLISRNFVIPIVKRYGYKKTLVFNTIATGVLISLFFFVNQQTPFFVIILLMVCNGAFNAVQFTAMNTISLADLDHATSSDGNSLLSVTQQLAISLGISISAMFLQIFRASSIDIPEQPTAVFNYTFLVMGILTILSSTVFMKLNKNDGASLSGTQDYGSSKK is encoded by the coding sequence ATGAAAGCTGGAATAATACAAGATCCCAAAGTTCAGAAATACCTCCCTTACTTAGGTGCTTTAGCTATTTTCATGCAAGCTTTAGATGGTACTATTCTAAATACAAGTCTTCCTTCTATTGCAAAGAGCTTGGGTGAATCGCCCTTGGAAATGCAAAGTATTATTGTTTCTTATACTTTGACAGTAGCGCTGTTAATTCCGTTAAGCGGATGGCTAGCGGATCGATTTGGAACCAAGCGAATTTTTATACTCGCCGTTGCCTTATTTACGTTGGGTTCTTTATTTTGTGCCTTGTCTAATACGCTAAATGAATTGATCTTCGCTCGTATATTTCAAGCTATTGGAGGTTCCATGATGGTTCCGGTTGCACGCCTAACACTCCTTTATGCGTACCCCAAAGATCAACTCTTAAAAATCATCAATTTTATTACGATTCCCGCGTTAATTGGTCCGATGTTAGGCCCTACCGCTGGTGGATTTTTGGTTGAAAAACTATCGTGGCATTGGGTTTTTCTCATTAATCTACCTGTGGGGATTATCGCTATTATCATGGCCCGATTCATTATTCCAAACTTCACAAACAAAGTGGAGCGTTTTGATGTAATGGGATGGATTTTATTCAGTGGTGGATTAACCGTGTTAACCCTTGTCATTGAGCGTTGGAATTCTCCTAGTCTTTCCGTAGTTCAGTTAGTGGGATTATTTATCATGGCTATACTTCTCATTATTGCTTATATTGTTTACGCCAAAAGAAGCACAAGTCCTTTAATTAAACTCGACTTGTTTAAGATTAAAACGCTTAATATTGGTCTTATTGGCAATCTCGTTACGCGATTTGGCATTGGAGGAATGCCCTTAATGATTCCCCTTTTACTGCAACTCGGCTTTGGTTATTCGGCTTTCTACGCAGGCTTAATGATGATTCCACAAGCTTTATCAAACCTAATTTCCAGAAATTTTGTCATTCCTATTGTAAAGCGATATGGCTATAAAAAGACCTTGGTTTTCAACACAATTGCAACAGGAGTTCTCATTAGTCTTTTTTTCTTTGTCAACCAGCAGACGCCCTTCTTTGTGATTATTCTACTCATGGTATGCAATGGCGCCTTTAATGCCGTACAGTTTACTGCTATGAATACGATTTCCCTAGCCGATTTGGATCATGCAACGTCTAGTGATGGCAATAGCTTATTATCCGTTACCCAACAATTAGCGATTAGTTTGGGAATTTCAATTTCCGCTATGTTTTTACAAATTTTTAGAGCTAGTTCTATTGATATTCCGGAGCAACCGACGGCCGTTTTCAATTACACCTTTTTAGTTATGGGAATCTTGACCATCTTATCGAGCACCGTTTTTATGAAACTCAACAAAAATGACGGCGCTAGCTTATCGGGTACGCAAGATTACGGATCATCAAAAAAATAA
- a CDS encoding outer membrane beta-barrel family protein, with product MYKILLNYFFILLLLGDGVSYSQSFRIVGQVVNATTQPVEFMDVYLTTSTASNMPHTYTDSLGNFTLQAVRGSYTLTLAEFGKEKYSQVITLTQDLNLGQLTVDEGVMLDSITITAKKKLIERKVDRLVFHVENSVAASGGDALDALKATPSVRVKNDKIAVAGKSNVSILVDDKIIVLSGDELNQFLKGIASDNIAQIEVMTIPPSKYSAEGDGGMINILLKKTTQHSWSNTSRTAYTQATYPSTSFGNSFNYQKGKFSLLVDASVRQTKTIYTNDIHYYYPKEHWQSEIYDRVNNFGFASIVNFGYDISDKHNISFQYLGNNDMPKTKERGITAIYKKEDQSLSKTLASINNTVNNNGNHSFTAGLSTKLDTLGKKYTIDVDYLLSSSDKNNKQTTQEIREDNAQDIVTLLTNSNVQRINNLATQIDFELPYAWATWEFGGKISFTKINSGIDIETAEELKPVNRQEDQFTFRENTQALYFSGAKSWGEKWQVKAGLRAESTQNKGNSTRMHQTNTSKNIKLFPTLYVSYKWNDMHDISLKYSRRIQRPSYKNLNPARWYLNTTSYAEGNPFLQPAFTTALELSHSFKNRLYTTVSLSQVKDGFGQLTTHNEEHNFQKFTQLNYYSAHIINYNLYATIDLFHWWTTAFEFNTFYTETKTNTTYLKPKYSGWGAYFIATTTLTLNPAKTLIAEISYEQDFASEYIGTRMSANANVTAGIKLFLLDKKLQCALNANNIFGTDQAMLSNTTQHIFQTFKQYYDTQYIRFSLSYSFGNKNITVKQQNTSNEEEKGRVN from the coding sequence ATGTATAAAATACTCCTTAATTACTTTTTTATACTATTGCTTTTAGGTGATGGTGTGAGTTATAGTCAATCCTTTCGTATAGTAGGACAGGTAGTCAATGCAACGACTCAGCCGGTTGAATTCATGGATGTCTATCTCACTACTAGCACAGCATCCAATATGCCTCATACCTATACCGATAGTTTAGGGAATTTTACGTTACAAGCTGTAAGGGGAAGCTATACGTTGACACTCGCTGAATTTGGCAAAGAGAAATACAGTCAAGTTATCACGTTAACCCAAGATCTCAACTTAGGGCAACTCACAGTAGATGAAGGTGTAATGTTAGACAGTATTACCATTACAGCCAAGAAAAAGCTGATTGAACGCAAAGTCGATCGCTTGGTTTTTCACGTGGAGAATTCTGTTGCAGCTAGTGGGGGAGATGCTTTAGATGCGCTGAAAGCAACACCTAGTGTTCGAGTTAAGAATGATAAAATTGCCGTGGCAGGTAAGTCCAATGTTTCAATCTTGGTTGATGATAAAATTATCGTATTATCAGGAGATGAATTAAACCAATTTTTAAAGGGAATAGCGAGTGATAATATAGCTCAAATTGAAGTAATGACAATACCTCCTTCAAAGTATAGTGCTGAGGGAGATGGTGGAATGATCAATATTTTATTAAAAAAAACAACACAACACAGTTGGAGCAATACCAGTAGAACTGCTTATACGCAAGCGACTTATCCATCAACTTCTTTTGGCAATAGCTTTAATTATCAAAAAGGTAAGTTTAGTCTTTTAGTTGATGCATCAGTAAGGCAAACCAAAACAATTTACACCAATGATATTCACTATTATTATCCAAAGGAACATTGGCAAAGTGAAATCTATGATAGAGTAAATAATTTTGGTTTTGCGAGTATTGTCAATTTTGGATATGATATAAGTGACAAACACAACATAAGTTTTCAATACCTTGGCAATAATGACATGCCAAAAACAAAGGAAAGGGGTATAACAGCCATTTATAAGAAAGAAGATCAAAGTTTATCTAAAACACTAGCTTCCATAAACAATACAGTAAATAATAATGGCAATCATTCCTTTACAGCAGGATTGAGTACTAAATTGGATACCCTTGGTAAAAAATATACAATAGATGTAGATTATTTACTGTCTTCATCAGATAAAAATAACAAGCAAACCACACAAGAAATCCGTGAGGATAATGCTCAGGATATAGTAACGCTGCTAACGAATAGCAATGTGCAACGCATCAATAATTTGGCTACTCAAATTGATTTTGAACTTCCTTATGCTTGGGCAACATGGGAATTTGGTGGAAAAATAAGCTTTACCAAAATCAACAGTGGTATTGATATTGAGACAGCGGAAGAACTAAAACCAGTAAACCGACAAGAGGATCAATTTACTTTTCGAGAAAACACGCAGGCACTCTATTTTTCAGGTGCTAAATCATGGGGCGAAAAGTGGCAAGTAAAAGCGGGTTTGCGTGCCGAATCTACTCAAAATAAAGGGAATTCTACTCGTATGCATCAGACCAATACAAGCAAGAACATCAAATTATTTCCAACCTTGTATGTATCCTATAAGTGGAATGATATGCACGATATTTCATTAAAATACAGTAGGCGAATACAACGTCCTTCTTATAAAAATCTAAATCCTGCTCGATGGTATTTGAATACAACATCCTATGCAGAAGGGAATCCTTTTTTACAACCGGCCTTTACGACCGCTTTAGAACTTTCTCATTCTTTTAAGAATCGATTGTATACAACGGTGTCTCTTAGTCAAGTGAAGGACGGATTTGGGCAACTGACGACGCATAATGAAGAACATAATTTTCAAAAATTCACGCAGTTAAACTATTATTCAGCACATATTATTAACTATAATCTGTATGCTACTATTGATTTGTTTCACTGGTGGACCACCGCTTTTGAATTCAATACATTTTATACAGAAACGAAGACAAATACAACCTATTTAAAGCCCAAATATTCTGGATGGGGCGCTTATTTTATTGCGACCACTACGTTAACACTTAATCCAGCAAAGACACTTATCGCGGAAATTAGCTATGAACAAGATTTTGCCTCTGAATACATCGGGACTAGAATGAGCGCAAATGCCAATGTAACGGCTGGAATAAAATTATTCCTATTGGATAAGAAGTTACAATGTGCATTGAACGCTAATAATATTTTCGGAACAGATCAAGCGATGCTATCGAACACAACACAACATATATTTCAAACGTTCAAACAATACTATGACACACAGTATATTAGATTCTCTCTGTCTTATTCTTTTGGGAACAAAAATATCACGGTGAAACAACAAAATACGAGTAATGAGGAGGAAAAGGGAAGGGTTAATTAA
- a CDS encoding helix-turn-helix domain-containing protein, protein MDKIQRLNEAIKWIVFEGLAKNHTDLAKKLGYKKSSFSQIVNGKVNISNSFINRLVAFAPILNRKWLHNGEGSIFISQPKTIHEEAMKGHRNGVNLLFESESTYLVKSQIPEIFYNQRGNTFTFYSGGKMDIEAYKIPFTAHTAYVELYRDAKAMQEHFSRVEFSVDYLELGYYQAFEVVGDTMNGGNIEDTPNGAEILAKEINRDLWEGGFKPTKYGFILVTKDYILHKDIADFNVQTGIFRLSNRNTSYAMIECSIEDVLQIFHVIKRFF, encoded by the coding sequence ATGGATAAAATTCAGCGCCTTAATGAGGCTATTAAATGGATTGTTTTTGAAGGTTTGGCGAAAAATCACACCGACCTTGCTAAAAAATTAGGGTATAAGAAATCGTCTTTTTCACAGATTGTCAATGGAAAGGTGAATATTAGCAACAGTTTTATTAATCGCTTGGTCGCTTTTGCGCCTATATTGAATCGCAAGTGGTTACATAATGGGGAGGGAAGTATATTTATTTCTCAACCGAAAACGATACACGAAGAAGCGATGAAAGGGCATCGAAATGGGGTTAACCTCTTGTTTGAAAGTGAATCAACGTATTTGGTAAAGAGCCAAATACCCGAAATTTTCTACAATCAACGAGGCAATACGTTTACTTTTTACTCAGGAGGTAAAATGGATATCGAGGCATATAAGATTCCCTTTACGGCTCATACTGCATATGTTGAATTGTATCGAGATGCAAAGGCCATGCAAGAGCACTTCAGTCGAGTCGAGTTTAGCGTAGATTATCTTGAATTGGGATATTATCAAGCCTTTGAGGTAGTGGGAGATACAATGAATGGAGGAAATATTGAAGACACGCCAAATGGAGCGGAAATTTTAGCTAAAGAAATAAATAGAGATTTGTGGGAAGGTGGTTTTAAACCCACAAAATATGGCTTTATCTTAGTGACCAAAGATTATATCTTGCATAAAGATATTGCTGATTTCAATGTGCAAACTGGAATTTTTCGCTTATCTAATCGCAATACTAGTTATGCTATGATAGAATGTTCCATTGAGGATGTTCTGCAAATTTTTCACGTGATTAAACGCTTTTTTTAA
- a CDS encoding helix-turn-helix transcriptional regulator, whose protein sequence is MKKRKKKKAFNPHYLEAVQALARMTYKSIYIVDHQNKVFDYVSDNPLFCCGYSPQEVQKMGFDFYTHCIPNQERDLLVQVTKAGFSFFSSIPIKERKQYTLSFDIHLKHRLTHTFLIHQEMTPLCLKKTGELWKSICIVSLSTAHQAGNSTIFKRGSEHIWVYHSKQKTWEMRTKPKLSPRELEVLQYSIRGYAILEIASLLCLTADTIKFHRKKILEKLQVKTTAEAIRFAIVHKLI, encoded by the coding sequence ATGAAAAAAAGAAAAAAAAAGAAAGCATTCAATCCCCATTACCTCGAAGCTGTACAAGCTTTAGCTAGAATGACCTACAAAAGCATTTACATTGTGGATCATCAAAACAAGGTCTTTGACTACGTTTCTGACAATCCGTTATTTTGCTGTGGTTATTCTCCTCAAGAAGTACAAAAAATGGGATTTGACTTTTACACCCACTGCATCCCCAACCAGGAGCGGGATCTATTGGTCCAAGTAACAAAAGCGGGATTTTCTTTTTTCTCTTCTATCCCCATTAAAGAGAGAAAACAATATACGTTGTCTTTTGACATTCACCTCAAACACAGGTTAACGCACACCTTTCTAATACACCAAGAAATGACGCCTTTGTGCCTCAAAAAAACGGGGGAATTGTGGAAGTCTATTTGTATAGTCTCCCTCTCCACTGCACACCAAGCGGGAAATAGTACGATTTTTAAAAGGGGAAGTGAGCATATTTGGGTCTATCACTCGAAACAAAAAACGTGGGAGATGAGAACTAAACCTAAGCTTTCTCCTCGAGAATTAGAAGTATTACAGTATTCCATTAGAGGATATGCCATTCTAGAAATAGCTTCTTTACTCTGTCTTACAGCAGATACGATTAAATTTCACCGAAAAAAAATTCTAGAAAAACTACAAGTGAAGACGACAGCCGAGGCCATTCGCTTCGCTATTGTACACAAGCTAATATAG